One segment of Sesamum indicum cultivar Zhongzhi No. 13 linkage group LG4, S_indicum_v1.0, whole genome shotgun sequence DNA contains the following:
- the LOC105161247 gene encoding pentatricopeptide repeat-containing protein At2g41080-like → MIIIIIIKMSVTTTSYGIRSFAAAASSASSSSSAAPRLFPSLRVSSSYRSSFTASPSNSIMTDVTAMDAVHRRLLFEHECILVDVNDQVVGHDTKYNSRHLMEKIKSENLLHRAFSVFLFNSNYELLLQQRSSRKVTFPLVWTNTYCSHQQNRPLPARLVFCTTRTGIINPNHKIKHLVCYSTFSHFNAQACHSTLIKNGSTRTLHLINYLLSLYLRNSDSHHARKLFDEIPERDVRTWTILISGFSRYGHHRIALDYFAQMQNQGVVSPNAFTLSTALKSCACVNNGLQMGKSIHGWMIRNGIDADIALNNAVLDLYAKFRVFDYVKRFFGLMDDKDSTSWNIVLAANLSKGEMDQSLGLFWRLPTKSVSTWNTIIDGLLQHGFNRCALELLYEMVKVGPAFDRVTFSISFVLTSSLKSLELGRQIHCQLLRIGINEDYFASTSLLDMYCKCGEMEKASMVFRELQLRCSKESHDDLMARTVSWSTMIAGYVQHGMIKDGMVYFRSMIHEQLEVDLFTLTTIVTACADTALLELGQQIHARTLKLGHAQDIILCSSMIDMYAKCGELDDAWSFFRLTRTRNIVLWSVMISSYAMHGWGKEAIQLFELMQNEGIRPNEVSFIGLLTACSHAGLLEEGCKYFRMMIDVYGIQPGIEHFACMVDLFGRAGHLKEIKDFVYENGIHHLQEVWRAYLSSCWLHKNVEMTNWVSKKLLELEPHEADPYLLISNTYSANHIWEEAAKIRGSMQERQVRKLPGQSWIY, encoded by the exons atgataataataataataataaaaatgtcgGTCACCACCACCAGCTATGGCATCCGCTCGTTCGCTGCAGCGGCCTCGTCcgcctcctcctcttcttccgCCGCCCCAAGGCTCTTTCCTTCTCTCCGCGTTTCTTCTTCCTATCGTTCGTCCTTCACCGCTTCTCCCTCCAACTCAATCATGACTGATGTCACCGCCATGGACGCTGTCCACAGACGCCTCTTGTTTGAACACGA ATGCATATTGGTTGATGTCAATGATCAGGTCGTCGGCCATGATACCAAATACAATTCTC GCCACCTGATGGAGAAGATTAAGTCTGAGAATTTGTTGCATAGGGCTTTCAGTGTGTTTCTGTTTAACTCAAACTATGAGTTATTGCTTCAG CAACGATCTTCGAGAAAGGTTACCTTTCCCTTGGTGTGGACGAACACCTACTGCAGTCATCAACAGAACAGACCGCTGCCCGCTAGATTGGTATTTTGTACAACCAGGACAGGCATCATCAACCCCAACCATAAAATCAAGCACTTGGTGTGTTACTCCACATTTTCTCACTTCAACGCACAGGCTTGTCACTCCACTCTCATAAAAAATGGCTCTACCCGCACTCTGCATCTTATTAACTACCTCTTGAGCCTCTACTTGAGAAATTCTGATTCACATCATGCCAGGAAGTTGTTCGATGAAATCCCTGAAAGAGATGTTAGAACTTGGACAATTCTCATATCGGGCTTCTCTAGGTACGGGCATCACAGGATTGCCTTGGATTACTTTGCTCAGATGCAGAATCAGGGAGTTGTATCTCCCAATGCCTTCACTTTGTCCACTGCACTCAAATCTTGTGCTTGTGTTAATAATGGGCTTCAAATGGGGAAGTCAATTCACGGTTGGATGATAAGAAATGGGATTGATGCCGACATTGCATTGAACAATGCTGTTCTTGATCTTTATGCTAAATTCAGAGTGTTTGATTATGTGAAAAGATTCTTTGGCTTGATGGATGATAAAGATTCTACTTCTTGGAACATAGTGTTGGCTGCAAATTTAAGTAAGGGTGAGATGGACCAAAGTCTTGGTCTTTTCTGGAGGTTGCCAACCAAGAGTGTTTCGACTTGGAATACAATCATTGATGGACTTTTACAACATGGATTCAACAGGTGCGCACTGGAGCTTCTGTATGAGATGGTGAAAGTTGGACCTGCTTTTGACAGAGTTACATTTTCTATATCATTTGTTTTGACATCTTCATTGAAGAGTTTGGAACTAGGGAGGCAGATCCACTGCCAGCTACTTCGAATTGGGATAAATGAAGATTATTTTGCAAGCACTTCACTTCTTGATATGTACTGTAAGTGTGGGGAAATGGAGAAGGCTTCGATGGTTTTCCGAGAATTACAACTCAGATGTTCTAAGGAATCTCATGATGATTTAATGGCTCGAACTGTTTCTTGGAGCACAATGATTGCTGGGTATGTTCAACATGGTATGATAAAAGATGGCATGGTATATTTCCGCTCCATGATTCATGAGCAACTTGAGGTGGATCTATTTACTCTCACTACTATTGTTACTGCGTGTGCTGATACTGCTTTGTTGGAGCTCGGTCAGCAGATTCATGCTCGTACACTTAAATTAGGACATGCGCAAGATATTATCTTGTGTTCATCCATGATTGACATGTACGCCAAATGTGGAGAGTTGGATGATGCTTGGTCATTTTTCAGGCTAACTCGAACTAGGAATATAGTGCTTTGGAGTGTTATGATATCAAGTTATGCAATGCATGGGTGGGGAAAAGAAGCCATACAGCTATTTGAGTTGATGCAAAATGAGGGTATTAGACCGAATGAAGTGAGTTTTATTGGGCTTCTCACTGCGTGTAGCCATGCTGGTTTGTTAGAAGAGGGCTGCAAGTATTTTAGGATGATGATAGATGTTTATGGAATCCAACCTGGTATTGAACATTTCGCTTGCATGGTAGATCTTTTTGGCCGAGCAGGTCACTTGAAAGAGATCAAAGATTTTGTTTATGAGAATGGGATCCATCATCTGCAAGAAGTCTGGAGAGCATATTTATCTTCTTGCTGGCTTCACAAGAATGTTGAGATGACCAATTGGGTCTCCAAGAAACTGCTTGAACTTGAGCCACATGAAGCTGATCCTTACCTTCTCATATCAAATACTTATTCAGCAAACCATATTTGGGAGGAGGCAGCTAAAATTAGGGGTTCAATGCAGGAAAGGCAAGTTAGAAAACTTCCTGGTCAATCTTGGATCTATTGA
- the LOC105161250 gene encoding cellulose synthase-like protein D4, with amino-acid sequence MASLTNQSSKKSMKAPGGGSQASKGSVGQTVKFARRTSSGRYVSLSREDLDMSGEFSGDYMNYTVHIPPTPDNQPMDTSVATKAEEQYVSNSLFTGGFNSVTRAHLMDKVIDSEVSHPQMAGSKGSSCAMPACDGKVMKDERGNDVIPCECRFKICRDCYMDAQKDTGLCPGCKEPYKVGDYEDEIPNYSNSALSLPGPDDAKRGRNNNMSMTKRNQNGEQFDHNKWLFETQGTYGYGNAYWPPDDVYGDDGDGGAQKGALESGDKPWRPITRVIDIPASIISPYRLLIVVRLVVLGFFLTWRVRHPNNEAIWLWLMSIVCEIWFAFSWILDQLPKVHPINRVTYLDVLRDKFEMPSPSNPTGRSDLPGVDVFVSTADPEKEPPLVTANTILSILAVDYPVEKLACYISDDGGALLTFEAMAEAASFADLWVPFCKKHDIEPRNPESYFALKGDPTKNKSRPDFVKDRRRLKREYDEFKVRINGLPDSIRRRSDAFNAREEMKMLKHMRESGADTLEPIKVQKATWMADGTHWPGTWATPSREHAKGDHAGILQVMLKPPSSDPLMGSTEDKLIDFTDVDIRLPMFVYMSREKRPGYDHNKKAGAMNALVRSSAVLSNGPFMLNLDCDHYIFNCKAVREGMCFMMDRGGEDICYIQFPQRFEGIDPSDRYANHNTVFFDGNMRALDGLQGPVYVGTGCMFRRFALYGFEPPKADKINEKGSETEALKTTDFDPDLDVNLLPKRFGNSTVLAESIPIAEYHARPIADHPAVKYGRPPGILRAPREPLDATTVAEAVSVISCWYEDKTEWGDRVGWIYGSVTEDVVTGYRMHNRGWRSVYCVTKRDAFRGSAPINLTDRLHQVLRWATGSVEIFFSRNNALLGSTKIKVLQRLAYLNVGIYPFTSIFLIVYCFLPALSLFSGQFIVQTLDVAFLALLLTISLCLVGLALLEVKWSGVGLEEWWRNEQFWLISGTSAHLAAVVQGLLKVIAGIEISFTLTSKSAGDDVDDIYADLYLVKWTSLMIPPIVIGMINIIAIVVAFSRTIYEQVPQWSKFIGGAFFSFWVLAHLYPFAKGLMGRRGKTPTIVFVWSGLIAITLSLLYVAINPASNQDSNLTTGFTFP; translated from the exons ATGGCGAGCTTGACAAATCAGTCATCCAAGAAATCAATGAAAGCCCCCGGCGGTGGGTCTCAGGCCAGCAAAGGCTCCGTCGGCCAAACTGTGAAATTCGCTCGAAGAACTTCCAGCGGCAGATACGTCAGCCTTTCCAGAGAAGACCTTGACATGTCCGGAGAATTCTCCGGTGACTACATGAACTACACCGTTCACATCCCTCCCACCCCCGATAATCAGCCCATGGATACATCCGTTGCTACCAAAGCTGAGGAGCAATACGTCTCCAATTCTCTCTTCACTGGGGGGTTCAACAGCGTCACCCGCGCTCATCTCATGGACAAGGTTATCGATTCTGAGGTCAGTCACCCCCAGATGGCAGGATCCAAGGGCTCCTCATGCGCCATGCCCGCTTGTGATGGAAAAGTCATGAAAGACGAGAGGGGAAACGATGTCATCCCCTGTGAATGCag GTTCAAAATCTGCAGAGATTGCTACATGGATGCCCAAAAGGACACTGGTTTGTGTCCAGGATGCAAGGAGCCATACAAAGTTGGTGACTACGAAGATGAAATACCAAACTACTCCAATAGCGCTCTCTCTCTACCCGGCCCAGACGACGCCAAGAGGGGTCGCAACAACAATATGTCCATGACGaagagaaatcaaaatggAGAGCAGTTCGACCACAACAAATGGTTGTTTGAAACACAAGGCACTTACGGATATGGCAATGCCTATTGGCCGCCAGATGATGTGTATGGGGACGATGGTGATGGGGGAGCTCAAAAAGGCGCCTTAGAATCAGGGGATAAACCTTGGAGGCCTATTACCCGAGTTATAGATATTCCAGCTAGCATTATCAGCCCTTACAGGTTGTTGATTGTCGTCAGGCTTGTTGTATTGGGCTTCTTCTTGACCTGGAGAGTAAGACATCCAAATAATGAAGCCATATGGCTTTGGTTGATGTCAATTGTTTGTGAGATATGGTTTGCTTTCTCTTGGATTCTTGATCAACTTCCCAAAGTGCATCCAATTAATCGAGTGACCTACTTAGATGTGCTTCGTGACAAATTTGAAATGCCATCGCCATCCAATCCTACGGGGCGATCCGACCTTCCAGGGGTAGACGTATTTGTGTCCACTGCTGATCCAGAGAAAGAACCACCCCTCGTGACAGCCAACACCATATTGTCAATCCTAGCAGTTGACTACCCTGTGGAGAAATTGGCTTGTTACATTTCTGATGATGGGGGTGCACTTCTCACTTTTGAAGCAATGGCTGAGGCAGCAAGCTTTGCTGATTTATGGGTTCCCTTCTGTAAGAAACACGATATAGAACCCCGTAATCCTGAAAGCTACTTTGCACTCAAGGGTGATCCCACCAAGAACAAGAGCAGGCCAGACTTTGTCAAAGATAGACGGAGACTTAAGAGGGAATATGATGAATTCAAAGTGAGGATAAATGGATTACCTGATTCCATTAGGAGAAGATCTGATGCGTTCAATGCCAGGGAGGAAATGAAAATGTTGAAACACATGAGGGAGAGTGGGGCTGACACTTTGGAGCCAATCAAAGTCCAAAAGGCTACTTGGATGGCTGATGGCACCCATTGGCCGGGCACCTGGGCAACTCCGTCCCGTGAACATGCCAAAGGTGACCACGCAGGAATTCTCCAG gtgATGTTGAAACCTCCAAGTAGTGACCCATTGATGGGAAGTACTGAGGACAAGCTTATAGACTTCACAGATGTGGACATACGTTTGCCCATGTTTGTGTATATGTCGCGTGAAAAACGTCCAGGCTACGACCATAATAAGAAAGCTGGTGCCATGAACGCTCTTGTGCGATCGTCAGCTGTGCTGTCGAATGGTCCATTTATGCTCAACCTTGATTGTGACCATTACATCTTTAACTGCAAAGCAGTTCGAGAAGGGATGTGCTTTATGATGGATAGGGGCGGTGAAGATATATGCTACATTCAGTTTCCTCAAAGATTTGAAGGCATTGATCCATCTGACCGCTATGCGAACCACAATACTGTCTTCTTTGACGGTAATATGCGAGCACTTGATGGTCTCCAG GGCCCAGTTTATGTCGGGACAGGCTGCATGTTTCGAAGATTTGCTCTTTACGGGTTTGAACCTCCTAAAGCTGacaagataaatgaaaagGGTTCGGAGACCGAAGCTCTTAAGACAACTGACTTCGACCCAGATCTTGATGTAAATTTACTACCCAAAAGATTTGGGAACTCCACAGTGCTGGCTGAGTCGATTCCCATAGCTGAATATCATGCTCGTCCAATTGCGGATCATCCTGCAGTCAAGTATGGAAGACCACCAGGCATTCTTAGGGCCCCTCGTGAACCACTGGATGCAACTACTGTAGCTGAAGCTGTCTCTGTTATATCTTGTTG GTACGAAGACAAGACTGAATGGGGTGACCGTGTGGGTTGGATTTACGGTTCGGTGACAGAAGATGTGGTGACAGGGTACCGTATGCATAACCGTGGATGGCGCTCCGTCTACTGCGTGACCAAGCGCGATGCGTTCCGTGGATCAGCTCCAATCAATCTCACAGATAGGCTGCACCAGGTGCTTAGATGGGCTACTGGGTCTGTTGAGATATTCTTCTCCAGAAACAACGCGTTGTTGGGTTCTACGAAGATCAAAGTCCTGCAGCGCCTCGCTTATCTCAACGTCGGCATCTATCCCTTCACATCAATATTCCTTATAGTCTACTGTTTCCTACCAGCTCTCTCACTCTTCTCGGGACAATTCATCGTGCAAACACTGGACGTTGCTTTCCTGGCATTATTGTTGACAATATCGCTTTGCTTGGTGGGATTAGCATTGCTGGAAGTGAAATGGTCAGGTGTGGGACTAGAAGAGTGGTGGAGGAATGAGCAATTTTGGCTGATCTCGGGAACGAGCGCACACTTGGCGGCAGTGGTACAAGGACTGCTGAAGGTGATAGCAGGGATAGAGATATCGTTCACATTAACATCAAAGTCAGCTGGAGATGACGTCGATGACATATACGCAGACTTGTACTTGGTGAAATGGACATCGTTGATGATACCACCAATAGTGATTGGGATGATAAACATAATAGCAATAGTGGTGGCATTTTCAAGAACAATATATGAACAAGTGCCACAGTGGAGCAAGTTCATAGGAGGCGCATTCTTTAGTTTCTGGGTGCTGGCGCATCTGTATCCGTTTGCAAAAGGGTTGATGGGGAGAAGGGGGAAGACACCGACCATAGTGTTTGTATGGTCAGGACTCATTGCCATTACACTCTCATTACTGTATGTGGCTATCAACCCAGCTAGTAATCAGGATTCAAATCTCACTACTGGTTTTACTTTCccttaa
- the LOC105161251 gene encoding zinc finger CCCH domain-containing protein ZFN-like isoform X1 — MSLIAFASSASSSSSSHQDALLQMNMRPMEQMESGPYPVREGEPDCSYYIRTGLCRFGATCRFNHPLNRTLAIATARMKSEYPERIGQPECQYYLKTGTCKFGATCKFHHPRDELGIAGRVALNVLGYPLRPNEINCAYYIRNGLCKFGRTCKFHHPQPSNNMMVPLRDSALHPPIQSPTTGQLSFHRAHLLPNPQWQTPSSYAPLFMSQGVASAPGWNTYSGQVEPVSPSENQQGNIQNDGTSYQVEGLNVGSQFGSNTLPIGYYAFKRDNVFPERPGQPQCQFYMKTGDCKFGAVCKFHHPRERLIPLPDCVLSPIGLPLRPGEPLCVFYSRYGICKFGPSCKFDHPMRVFAHNAAASASTDGNAVRDFIAPSPGTLAISFSPDGLVGAGSTNNQRLSFSESRQKPSGDNNIVTE, encoded by the exons ATGTCGCTCATTGCCTTTGCTTCTTCCGCTTCCTCATCTTCCTCCTCCCATCAAG ATGCTTTGTTGCAAATGAACATGAGACCAATGGAACAAATGGAGTCTGGACCTTATCCTGTGCGTGAAGGTGAACCAGATTGTTCTTACTACATTCGGACTGGTCTATGCAGATTTGGTGCTACATGCCGATTTAATCATCCACTCAACAGGACACTG GCTATTGCCACAGCAAGGATGAAAAGCGAGTATCCAGAAAGAATAGGACAACCTGAATGTCAG TACTACTTAAAAACGGGAACCTGCAAATTTGGAGCAACATGCAAATTTCATCATCCTAGGGACGAACTTGGTATTGCTGGAAGAGTTGCTCTAAATGTTTTGGGTTATCCACTTCGCCCG AATGAGATCAATTGTGCATATTATATTAGAAATGGACTCTGCAAATTTGGGAGGACTTGTAAATTCCACCATCCTCAGCCATCTAATAATATGATGGTCCCTTTACGTGATTCTGCTCTACATCCTCCTATTCAGTCTCCAACAACCGGTCAGCTGTCATTTCACAGAGCTCATTTATTGCCCAATCCACAGTGGCAAACCCCTTCAAGTTATGCACCTCTGTTTATGTCTCAGGGAGTAGCATCCGCTCCAGGATGGAACACATACAGT GGCCAGGTTGAACCAGTTTCTCCTTCAGAAAATCAACAAGGAAACATCCAGAATGATGGCACATCATACCAGGTTGAAGGCTTAAATGTGGGATCACAATTCGGTTCTAATACTCTGCCCATTGGATATTACGCATTTAAGAGAGACAATGTGTTTCCTGAGAGACCAGGTCAGCCACAATGCCAGTTCTATATGAAGACCGGGGACTGCAAATTCGGAGCAGTATGCAAATTTCACCATCCCAGGGAAAGACTCATCCCTCTTCCTGACTGTGTGTTGAGTCCGATTGGACTCCCTTTAAGGCCG GGAGAGCCTCTTTGTGTTTTCTACTCCCGATATGGAATATGCAAGTTTGGTCCAAGCTGCAAGTTTGACCATCCAATGAGAGTTTTTGCACATAATGCTGCGGCATCAGCATCAACTGACGGCAATGCTGTTCGTGATTTTATAGCTCCATCACCAGGAACTCTTGCAATAAGTTTTTCTCCAGATGGGCTTGTGGGTGCTGGCTCCACAAACAATCAACGGTTATCTTTCTCAGAGTCTAGACAGAAACCCTCTGGCGATAATAACATCGTCACGGAGTGA
- the LOC105161251 gene encoding zinc finger CCCH domain-containing protein ZFN-like isoform X2, which produces MGPWQKIYDALLQMNMRPMEQMESGPYPVREGEPDCSYYIRTGLCRFGATCRFNHPLNRTLAIATARMKSEYPERIGQPECQYYLKTGTCKFGATCKFHHPRDELGIAGRVALNVLGYPLRPNEINCAYYIRNGLCKFGRTCKFHHPQPSNNMMVPLRDSALHPPIQSPTTGQLSFHRAHLLPNPQWQTPSSYAPLFMSQGVASAPGWNTYSGQVEPVSPSENQQGNIQNDGTSYQVEGLNVGSQFGSNTLPIGYYAFKRDNVFPERPGQPQCQFYMKTGDCKFGAVCKFHHPRERLIPLPDCVLSPIGLPLRPGEPLCVFYSRYGICKFGPSCKFDHPMRVFAHNAAASASTDGNAVRDFIAPSPGTLAISFSPDGLVGAGSTNNQRLSFSESRQKPSGDNNIVTE; this is translated from the exons atgggtccttggcaaaaaatatatg ATGCTTTGTTGCAAATGAACATGAGACCAATGGAACAAATGGAGTCTGGACCTTATCCTGTGCGTGAAGGTGAACCAGATTGTTCTTACTACATTCGGACTGGTCTATGCAGATTTGGTGCTACATGCCGATTTAATCATCCACTCAACAGGACACTG GCTATTGCCACAGCAAGGATGAAAAGCGAGTATCCAGAAAGAATAGGACAACCTGAATGTCAG TACTACTTAAAAACGGGAACCTGCAAATTTGGAGCAACATGCAAATTTCATCATCCTAGGGACGAACTTGGTATTGCTGGAAGAGTTGCTCTAAATGTTTTGGGTTATCCACTTCGCCCG AATGAGATCAATTGTGCATATTATATTAGAAATGGACTCTGCAAATTTGGGAGGACTTGTAAATTCCACCATCCTCAGCCATCTAATAATATGATGGTCCCTTTACGTGATTCTGCTCTACATCCTCCTATTCAGTCTCCAACAACCGGTCAGCTGTCATTTCACAGAGCTCATTTATTGCCCAATCCACAGTGGCAAACCCCTTCAAGTTATGCACCTCTGTTTATGTCTCAGGGAGTAGCATCCGCTCCAGGATGGAACACATACAGT GGCCAGGTTGAACCAGTTTCTCCTTCAGAAAATCAACAAGGAAACATCCAGAATGATGGCACATCATACCAGGTTGAAGGCTTAAATGTGGGATCACAATTCGGTTCTAATACTCTGCCCATTGGATATTACGCATTTAAGAGAGACAATGTGTTTCCTGAGAGACCAGGTCAGCCACAATGCCAGTTCTATATGAAGACCGGGGACTGCAAATTCGGAGCAGTATGCAAATTTCACCATCCCAGGGAAAGACTCATCCCTCTTCCTGACTGTGTGTTGAGTCCGATTGGACTCCCTTTAAGGCCG GGAGAGCCTCTTTGTGTTTTCTACTCCCGATATGGAATATGCAAGTTTGGTCCAAGCTGCAAGTTTGACCATCCAATGAGAGTTTTTGCACATAATGCTGCGGCATCAGCATCAACTGACGGCAATGCTGTTCGTGATTTTATAGCTCCATCACCAGGAACTCTTGCAATAAGTTTTTCTCCAGATGGGCTTGTGGGTGCTGGCTCCACAAACAATCAACGGTTATCTTTCTCAGAGTCTAGACAGAAACCCTCTGGCGATAATAACATCGTCACGGAGTGA